From a single Kitasatospora azatica KCTC 9699 genomic region:
- a CDS encoding winged helix-turn-helix domain-containing protein, translating to MSESTPPENAAQANAAPSNAAPEHTPREARTVDPRSLRALAHPLRMRILDQLTDQGPSTSARLAEQLGENTGTVSWHLRHLAEHGFIEEEEGRGTKRERWWRRISPKLVFNTSELTLDPETSQAMSEYKRHYLERSFQRAAQALAQPLTGGWIGSGNMSDWGDVRMTPAQLSALGAELMEVIGRHVPDPEAPVPAEARPVLIQFQTLLMNAEES from the coding sequence ATGAGCGAGAGCACGCCACCCGAGAACGCAGCACAAGCGAACGCGGCACCCTCGAACGCAGCACCCGAGCACACACCCCGCGAAGCCCGCACCGTCGACCCGCGCAGCCTGCGGGCCCTGGCCCATCCGCTCCGGATGCGGATCCTGGACCAGCTCACCGACCAGGGCCCGAGCACCTCCGCCCGACTGGCCGAGCAACTCGGCGAGAACACCGGCACGGTCAGCTGGCACCTGCGCCACCTCGCCGAGCACGGCTTCATCGAGGAGGAGGAGGGCCGCGGCACCAAGCGCGAGCGCTGGTGGCGGCGGATCAGCCCGAAGTTGGTCTTCAACACCAGCGAGCTGACCCTCGACCCGGAGACCAGCCAGGCGATGTCCGAGTACAAGCGGCACTACCTGGAGCGCAGCTTCCAGCGGGCCGCGCAGGCGCTCGCCCAACCGCTCACCGGGGGCTGGATCGGCTCCGGAAACATGTCCGACTGGGGCGACGTCCGGATGACCCCGGCCCAGCTCAGCGCACTCGGCGCCGAGCTGATGGAGGTGATCGGCCGTCACGTTCCGGACCCCGAGGCGCCGGTGCCGGCCGAGGCGCGGCCCGTGCTGATCCAGTTCCAGACCCTGCTGATGAACGCCGAGGAGTCCTGA
- a CDS encoding deoxyguanosinetriphosphate triphosphohydrolase, which translates to MDNVTKDEHAEARWVPEPDKRPGRTAYQRDRARVLHSAALRRLAGTTQVVAPMRSDFPRTRLTHSLECAQVGRELGAALGCDPDLVETACLAHDIGHPPFGHTGEEALDQAAEACGGFEGNAQSLRILTRLEPKRFAPQDEQPARLAPWPGRSVGLNLTRAALDAATKYPWPRGGHPTDPDSAKFGVYGDDLPVFRWLRSGAPPGGKCFEATVMDWSDDVAYSTHDVEDGLYAGHIDPTALRSPEERVELFKVAERYAPGAEPEEFGEALDRLQAEEWWPRAYDGTARARAGLKDLTSQLIGRFCQAAEQATRARYGPGRLTRYMAELVVPRSVRLECAVLKAVAVRYVMQRDEQAKLRASQRIVIAELAYVLSREAPVGLDPVFHALYEEAEDDGAALRAVIDQIATLTDASALAMHSRLVGQAWT; encoded by the coding sequence ATGGACAACGTCACGAAAGACGAGCACGCCGAAGCCCGCTGGGTGCCCGAGCCGGACAAGCGCCCCGGCCGCACCGCCTACCAGCGCGACCGCGCCCGGGTGCTGCACTCCGCCGCGCTGCGCCGACTGGCCGGCACCACCCAGGTGGTCGCCCCGATGCGCAGCGACTTCCCCCGCACCCGGCTCACCCACTCGCTCGAATGCGCCCAGGTGGGGCGGGAGTTGGGGGCCGCCCTGGGCTGCGACCCGGACTTGGTGGAGACCGCCTGCCTGGCCCATGACATCGGCCACCCGCCCTTCGGCCACACCGGCGAGGAGGCTCTGGACCAGGCCGCCGAGGCCTGCGGCGGATTCGAGGGGAACGCCCAGTCGCTGCGCATCCTGACCCGACTGGAGCCCAAGCGCTTCGCCCCGCAGGACGAGCAGCCGGCCCGGCTGGCCCCCTGGCCGGGCCGCAGCGTCGGCCTCAACCTGACCCGCGCCGCACTGGACGCCGCCACCAAGTACCCCTGGCCGCGCGGCGGCCACCCCACCGACCCGGACTCCGCCAAGTTCGGCGTCTACGGCGACGACCTGCCGGTCTTCCGCTGGCTGCGGTCCGGTGCGCCGCCCGGCGGCAAGTGCTTCGAGGCCACCGTGATGGACTGGTCCGACGACGTCGCCTACTCGACCCATGACGTGGAGGACGGCCTCTACGCCGGCCACATCGACCCGACGGCGCTGCGCAGCCCCGAGGAGCGGGTCGAGCTCTTCAAGGTCGCCGAGCGGTACGCGCCCGGCGCCGAGCCGGAGGAGTTCGGCGAGGCGCTGGACCGCTTGCAGGCCGAGGAGTGGTGGCCGCGGGCCTACGACGGGACGGCCCGCGCCAGGGCCGGCCTGAAGGACCTCACCAGCCAGCTGATCGGCCGGTTCTGCCAGGCCGCCGAGCAGGCCACCCGGGCCAGGTACGGTCCGGGCCGGCTCACCCGGTACATGGCCGAGCTGGTGGTCCCGCGCTCGGTCCGACTGGAGTGCGCGGTGCTCAAGGCGGTCGCGGTGCGTTACGTGATGCAGCGCGACGAGCAGGCCAAGCTGCGGGCCAGTCAGCGGATCGTGATCGCCGAGCTGGCCTACGTACTGAGCCGGGAGGCACCGGTCGGCCTGGACCCGGTCTTCCACGCGCTGTACGAGGAGGCCGAGGACGACGGGGCGGCGCTGCGCGCGGTGATCGACCAGATCGCCACCCTGACCGACGCCTCGGCGCTGGCCATGCACTCCCGGCTGGTCGGCCAGGCCTGGACCTGA
- the dnaG gene encoding DNA primase, protein MAGRIRDEDVQAVRDALPIDVVVGDYVQLANGGGGQLKGVCPFHDEKSASFYVSPSKGVFHCFGCQESGDTISFLMKIEHFSFAEAVERMAAQANITLRYEEGGYSSRGQQGERTRLVEAHKVAAAWYREQLETPEGEIGRAFLAERGFDAEAAARFGVGYAPAGWEHLVRYLRGKGFTDREILQGGLASQGQRGGLIDRFRGRLVWPIRDVAGEVVGFGARRLREDDNGPKYLNTPETPIYKKSHVLYGIDLAKKEIAKTGRAVVVEGYTDVMACHLSGVTTAVATCGTAFAEDHIKIIRRLLMDTSQYRGETVFTFDGDAAGQKAALRAFEDDQKFAARTSIAITPGGMDPCELRLAQGEDAVRELIANPVPLFEFALRSTVARHRVDAAEGRAAALEEAAPIVAKIKDPSIRHEYAVQLAGLLGILDEQFVVRRISQISRWQREAPQQARSQRAPLAQQQPQPVQQRPAFRLNPRDPAQFVERELLKLALQHPELVSPAFDQYGEDEFPTPPYAAVRRALGKAGGTSYGASVPNFLGLVQEAAEDAQVRSLVTELTVEPIRTRRKPDEIYAGEFLVNLRRAAVRRRVEEVRGQLQRLGNRATAEELAPVQQELWALQQYDDNLKVRGAAGL, encoded by the coding sequence GTGGCCGGGCGGATCAGGGATGAAGACGTACAGGCAGTGCGTGACGCGCTGCCCATCGACGTGGTCGTCGGCGACTATGTGCAGCTCGCCAACGGTGGCGGCGGCCAGCTGAAGGGCGTCTGCCCGTTCCACGACGAGAAGTCGGCCTCCTTCTACGTCAGCCCGAGCAAGGGCGTCTTCCACTGCTTCGGCTGCCAGGAGAGCGGCGACACGATCTCCTTCCTGATGAAGATCGAGCACTTCTCCTTCGCCGAGGCCGTCGAGCGGATGGCCGCCCAGGCCAACATCACGCTGCGGTACGAGGAGGGCGGCTACTCCTCGCGCGGCCAGCAGGGCGAGCGCACCCGGCTGGTCGAGGCGCACAAGGTGGCCGCCGCCTGGTACCGGGAGCAGCTGGAGACGCCCGAGGGCGAGATCGGCCGCGCCTTCCTGGCCGAGCGCGGCTTCGACGCCGAGGCGGCGGCCCGGTTCGGCGTCGGCTACGCACCGGCCGGCTGGGAGCACCTGGTCCGCTACCTGCGCGGCAAGGGCTTCACCGACCGGGAGATCCTGCAGGGCGGCCTCGCCTCGCAGGGCCAGCGCGGCGGGTTGATCGACCGCTTCCGGGGCCGGCTGGTGTGGCCGATCCGGGACGTGGCCGGCGAGGTGGTCGGTTTCGGTGCGCGCCGGCTGCGCGAGGACGACAACGGGCCGAAGTACCTCAACACCCCCGAGACGCCGATCTACAAGAAGTCCCATGTGCTCTACGGCATCGACCTGGCCAAGAAGGAGATCGCCAAGACCGGGCGGGCCGTGGTGGTCGAGGGCTACACCGATGTGATGGCCTGTCACCTCTCCGGCGTCACCACGGCGGTGGCCACCTGCGGTACGGCGTTCGCCGAGGACCACATCAAGATCATCCGCCGGCTGCTGATGGACACCTCGCAGTACCGTGGCGAGACGGTCTTCACCTTCGACGGCGACGCGGCCGGCCAGAAGGCCGCGCTGCGCGCCTTCGAGGACGACCAGAAGTTCGCCGCCCGCACCTCAATCGCGATCACCCCCGGCGGCATGGACCCGTGCGAACTGCGGCTGGCCCAGGGCGAGGACGCGGTGCGCGAGCTGATCGCCAACCCGGTGCCGCTGTTCGAGTTCGCGCTGCGCTCCACGGTGGCCCGGCACCGGGTGGACGCGGCCGAGGGTCGCGCCGCCGCACTCGAGGAGGCGGCGCCGATCGTCGCCAAGATCAAGGACCCGTCGATCCGCCACGAGTACGCCGTCCAACTCGCGGGCCTGCTGGGCATTCTGGACGAGCAGTTCGTGGTGCGCCGGATCAGCCAGATCTCGCGCTGGCAGCGGGAGGCGCCGCAGCAGGCGCGAAGCCAGCGCGCACCACTGGCCCAGCAGCAGCCGCAACCCGTCCAGCAGCGCCCCGCGTTCCGCCTCAACCCGCGCGACCCGGCCCAGTTCGTCGAGCGCGAGCTGCTCAAACTCGCCCTCCAGCACCCGGAGTTGGTCAGCCCGGCGTTCGACCAGTACGGCGAGGACGAGTTCCCGACCCCGCCGTACGCGGCGGTCCGCCGAGCCCTCGGCAAGGCCGGCGGCACCAGCTACGGCGCGAGCGTGCCGAACTTCCTCGGGCTGGTCCAGGAGGCTGCCGAGGATGCCCAAGTCCGCTCTCTGGTCACCGAGTTGACGGTCGAGCCGATCCGCACCCGGCGCAAGCCGGACGAGATCTACGCGGGGGAGTTCCTGGTCAACCTGCGCCGCGCCGCGGTCCGGCGCCGGGTGGAGGAGGTCCGCGGCCAGCTCCAGCGACTCGGGAACCGGGCGACGGCCGAGGAGTTGGCGCCCGTGCAGCAGGAGCTGTGGGCGCTCCAGCAGTACGACGACAACCTGAAGGTGCGCGGCGCGGCCGGGCTCTAG